The Streptomyces europaeiscabiei genome window below encodes:
- the eccD gene encoding type VII secretion integral membrane protein EccD — protein sequence MSLTASAPVGATGGPGIGVPSGAGTGLGFCRVTIVAPDSRIDVALPDDVPVADLYPEILRLSQQSPDEGAPVGYHLVRRDGTVLDGARSFAAQRILDGELLTLRPFAESLPPAVLDDVSEAVAAAVTRDRTLWNGELTRTAGLIAGGVLPALLAFVAWSSEIRHDMNSLQGIVAGVFGLLLLTIACVRARVYGDRGSAIALGLGSFPNVAVAGSGLLPLSEGQGIGRLQFLLACTAVLLAAVLLTLLSPGGDGPFVAFVFATAIGLITTFIAILTKLRPIETAAICAPLSVVALAFLPGLSMRFARLPIGFEPPNPSWGGYDAGEPDAQDPIDVERVAAQARRGHELLVGLVGGCALVSVGASIVLAFSGNVWAELLALSTGVAMLMRAHLFRYTAQVSAALAAGLTALVFLGLGLALNPPQDYVRDALLGDTTALDIRSVWLAAAIAAAVVLVTAIGLITPQRGVTPFWGRFLEIAESFVLLTLIPLALAVFDVYARARALTS from the coding sequence GTGAGCTTGACGGCCTCCGCGCCGGTCGGCGCGACCGGCGGACCGGGCATCGGAGTCCCTTCCGGGGCAGGCACGGGCCTGGGCTTCTGCCGGGTCACCATCGTGGCACCCGACAGCCGCATCGACGTGGCGCTGCCCGACGACGTACCGGTCGCCGACCTGTATCCGGAGATCCTGAGGCTTTCCCAGCAGAGCCCTGACGAGGGTGCTCCCGTCGGCTATCACCTCGTACGCCGTGACGGCACCGTCCTCGACGGAGCGCGGTCGTTCGCGGCGCAGCGCATCCTCGACGGAGAACTGCTCACTCTGCGTCCGTTCGCGGAGTCGCTGCCGCCGGCCGTCCTCGACGACGTCTCCGAGGCGGTGGCCGCTGCCGTCACCCGTGACCGCACCCTGTGGAACGGCGAGCTCACACGGACCGCCGGCCTCATCGCGGGCGGCGTCCTGCCGGCGCTGCTGGCGTTCGTGGCCTGGAGCTCCGAGATCCGTCACGACATGAACAGCCTGCAGGGCATCGTCGCCGGCGTTTTCGGGCTTCTGTTGCTCACCATCGCCTGCGTGCGCGCACGGGTGTACGGCGATCGCGGCTCAGCGATCGCTCTCGGCCTGGGCTCCTTCCCGAACGTCGCTGTGGCAGGTTCCGGACTGCTTCCTCTCTCCGAGGGACAGGGCATCGGGCGGCTGCAGTTTCTGCTCGCCTGCACAGCCGTCCTGCTCGCCGCTGTGCTACTCACCCTGTTGTCGCCCGGAGGCGACGGTCCCTTCGTGGCCTTCGTCTTCGCCACCGCGATCGGTCTGATCACCACCTTCATCGCCATCCTCACGAAGCTGCGGCCCATCGAGACGGCCGCCATCTGTGCCCCGCTCTCCGTTGTCGCGCTCGCCTTCCTGCCCGGCCTGTCCATGCGCTTCGCGCGATTGCCGATCGGGTTCGAACCGCCCAATCCGTCCTGGGGCGGCTACGACGCGGGCGAGCCGGATGCGCAGGACCCCATCGACGTCGAACGCGTCGCGGCACAGGCCCGCCGCGGCCACGAGCTTCTCGTCGGCCTCGTCGGAGGCTGTGCGCTCGTCTCCGTGGGCGCGTCGATCGTCCTGGCCTTCTCCGGCAATGTGTGGGCGGAGCTCCTGGCCCTGTCCACAGGCGTGGCGATGTTGATGCGCGCCCACCTCTTCCGCTACACCGCGCAGGTGAGCGCTGCCCTGGCGGCAGGCCTCACTGCCCTGGTCTTCCTCGGACTCGGGCTCGCACTGAACCCGCCGCAGGACTATGTGCGCGACGCCCTCCTCGGCGATACGACGGCACTCGACATCCGTAGCGTCTGGCTCGCCGCGGCGATCGCCGCGGCCGTCGTCCTTGTCACCGCGATCGGTCTCATCACTCCGCAGCGTGGTGTGACCCCGTTCTGGGGACGCTTCCTGGAGATCGCGGAGAGCTTCGTCCTGCTCACGCTGATCCCGCTGGCTCTGGCCGTCTTCGACGTGTACGCACGGGCCCGGGCTCTGACGAGTTAG
- a CDS encoding DUF397 domain-containing protein, with product MAEAEDKELKARKEREKDELYALDISGVEWHSAPGTEEHEERVEIAYLPEGAVAMRSSLDPETVLRYTEAEWRAFVLGARDGEFDLEPAPHNGGLDA from the coding sequence ATGGCCGAGGCCGAGGACAAAGAACTCAAGGCACGCAAGGAGCGGGAGAAGGACGAGCTCTACGCGCTCGACATCTCGGGCGTCGAATGGCACAGCGCGCCGGGCACGGAGGAACACGAGGAGCGGGTGGAGATCGCGTACCTCCCGGAAGGTGCGGTGGCGATGCGGTCGTCGCTCGACCCGGAGACCGTGCTGCGCTATACGGAGGCGGAGTGGCGAGCCTTCGTCCTGGGGGCCCGGGACGGCGAGTTCGATCTGGAGCCGGCTCCGCACAATGGGGGCCTGGACGCGTAG
- the rpsO gene encoding 30S ribosomal protein S15, which translates to MSLDAATKKQIISEFGTKEGDTGSPEVQVAMLSRRISDLTEHLKTHKHDHHSRRGLLILVGQRRRLLQYLAKKDIQRFRTLVDRLGIRRGAAGAK; encoded by the coding sequence GTGTCGCTCGACGCCGCTACGAAGAAGCAGATCATCAGCGAGTTCGGTACCAAGGAGGGCGACACCGGCTCCCCCGAGGTCCAGGTCGCGATGCTCTCCCGCCGCATCTCGGACCTGACCGAGCACCTCAAGACCCACAAGCACGACCACCACTCCCGCCGTGGTCTGCTGATCCTGGTCGGTCAGCGTCGTCGCCTGCTGCAGTACCTCGCCAAGAAGGACATCCAGCGCTTCCGTACGCTGGTCGACCGCCTCGGCATCCGCCGCGGTGCGGCGGGCGCCAAGTAA
- a CDS encoding polyribonucleotide nucleotidyltransferase, translating into MENETHYAEAVIDNGSFGTRTIRFETGRLARQAAGSAVAYLDDDTMVLSATTASKNPKDQLDFFPLTVDVEERMYAAGKIPGSFFRREGRPSEDAILTCRLIDRPLRPSFKKGLRNEIQVVATIMALNPDHLYDVVAINAASASTQLAGLPFSGPIGGVRVALINGQWVAFPTHTELEDAVFDMVVAGRVLEDGDVAIMMVEAEATEKTITLVAGGAEAPTEEVVAAGLDAAKPFIKVLCKAQADLASKAAKPTGEFPVFLDYQDDVLEALSAAVKDELTQALTIAGKQDREAELDRVKGLAAEKLLPQFEGREKEISAAYRSLTKSLVRERVIKDKVRIDGRGVTDIRTLAAEVEAIPRVHGSALFERGETQILGVTTLNMLRMEQQLDTLSPVTRKRYMHNYNFPPYSVGETGRVGSPKRREIGHGALAERAIVPVLPTREEFPYAIRQVSEALGSNGSTSMGSVCASTMSLLNAGVPLKAPVAGIAMGLISQEINGETHYVALTDILGAEDAFGDMDFKVAGTKEFVTALQLDTKLDGIPASVLAAALKQARDARLHILDVMMEAIDTPDEMSPNAPRIITVKIPVDKIGEVIGPKGKMINQIQEDTGAEITIEDDGTIYIGAQQGSQAEAARATINGIANPTMPEVGERYLGTVVKTTTFGAFVSLLPGKDGLLHISQIRKLAGGKRVENVEDVVGVGSKVQVEIAEIDSRGKLSLIPVIEGEDGSEDKKDDGDK; encoded by the coding sequence GTGGAGAACGAGACCCACTACGCCGAGGCCGTCATCGACAACGGCTCCTTCGGCACCCGCACCATCCGTTTCGAGACGGGCCGTCTGGCCCGCCAGGCCGCCGGCTCCGCCGTGGCCTACCTGGACGACGACACCATGGTGCTGTCGGCCACCACCGCCTCCAAGAACCCCAAGGACCAGCTCGACTTCTTCCCCCTCACGGTGGACGTCGAGGAGCGGATGTACGCCGCCGGCAAGATCCCCGGCAGCTTCTTCCGCCGTGAGGGCCGTCCCTCCGAGGACGCCATCCTCACCTGCCGGCTGATCGACCGCCCGCTGCGCCCGTCCTTCAAGAAGGGCCTGCGCAACGAGATCCAGGTCGTCGCCACGATCATGGCACTCAACCCCGACCACCTGTACGACGTCGTGGCGATCAACGCCGCGTCCGCGTCCACGCAGCTGGCCGGTCTGCCCTTCTCCGGTCCGATCGGCGGCGTCCGCGTCGCGCTGATCAACGGCCAGTGGGTCGCGTTCCCGACGCACACCGAGCTCGAGGACGCCGTCTTCGACATGGTCGTCGCGGGCCGCGTCCTGGAGGACGGCGACGTCGCGATCATGATGGTCGAGGCCGAGGCCACCGAGAAGACCATCACGCTGGTCGCGGGCGGCGCCGAGGCGCCGACCGAGGAGGTCGTCGCCGCCGGTCTGGACGCCGCGAAGCCCTTCATCAAGGTGCTCTGCAAGGCCCAGGCCGACCTCGCGTCGAAGGCCGCCAAGCCGACCGGCGAGTTCCCGGTCTTCCTCGACTACCAGGACGACGTCCTGGAGGCGCTCAGCGCCGCCGTCAAGGACGAGCTGACCCAGGCGCTCACCATCGCGGGCAAGCAGGACCGCGAGGCCGAGCTGGACCGCGTCAAGGGTCTCGCCGCCGAGAAGCTGCTCCCGCAGTTCGAGGGCCGCGAGAAGGAGATCTCCGCCGCGTACCGCTCGCTGACCAAGTCCCTGGTCCGTGAGCGCGTCATCAAGGACAAGGTCCGCATCGACGGCCGCGGCGTCACGGACATCCGTACGCTCGCCGCCGAGGTCGAGGCCATCCCGCGCGTGCACGGTTCGGCGCTGTTCGAGCGTGGCGAGACCCAGATCCTGGGCGTCACCACCCTCAACATGCTCCGCATGGAGCAGCAGCTCGACACCCTGTCGCCGGTGACGCGCAAGCGCTACATGCACAACTACAACTTCCCGCCGTACTCCGTCGGCGAGACCGGCCGCGTCGGCTCCCCGAAGCGCCGCGAGATCGGCCACGGAGCGCTCGCCGAGCGCGCCATCGTGCCGGTCCTGCCGACGCGCGAGGAGTTCCCCTACGCGATCCGTCAGGTGTCCGAGGCCCTCGGCTCCAACGGCTCGACGTCCATGGGCTCGGTCTGCGCCTCCACCATGTCGCTGCTGAACGCCGGTGTGCCGCTGAAGGCCCCCGTCGCCGGTATCGCCATGGGCCTGATCTCCCAGGAGATCAACGGCGAGACGCACTACGTCGCCCTCACCGACATCCTCGGTGCGGAGGACGCCTTCGGCGACATGGACTTCAAGGTCGCCGGCACCAAGGAGTTCGTGACCGCCCTCCAGCTCGACACCAAGCTGGACGGCATCCCCGCCTCCGTCCTGGCCGCCGCTCTCAAGCAGGCCCGTGACGCCCGCCTCCACATCCTCGACGTGATGATGGAAGCGATCGACACGCCGGACGAGATGTCCCCGAACGCCCCGCGGATCATCACCGTCAAGATCCCCGTGGACAAGATCGGCGAGGTCATCGGCCCGAAGGGCAAGATGATCAACCAGATCCAGGAGGACACCGGCGCCGAGATCACGATCGAGGACGACGGCACCATCTACATCGGTGCCCAGCAGGGCTCGCAGGCCGAGGCCGCCCGCGCCACGATCAACGGCATCGCCAACCCGACCATGCCGGAGGTCGGCGAGCGCTACCTGGGTACCGTCGTGAAGACGACGACCTTCGGCGCGTTCGTGTCGCTGCTCCCGGGCAAGGACGGTCTGCTGCACATCTCGCAGATCCGCAAGCTCGCCGGCGGCAAGCGCGTGGAGAACGTCGAGGACGTCGTCGGCGTGGGCTCCAAGGTCCAGGTCGAGATCGCCGAGATCGACTCCCGCGGCAAGCTCTCCCTCATCCCCGTGATCGAGGGCGAGGACGGTTCCGAGGACAAGAAGGACGACGGCGACAAGTGA
- a CDS encoding M16 family metallopeptidase — translation MTSRSSKATARTSTEARAVARTQTLIKGMNGIGTVRKTTLPGGLRIVTETLPSVRSATFGIWAHVGSRDETPALNGATHYLEHLLFKGTSRRSALDISSAIDAVGGEMNAFTAKEYTCYYARVLDTDLPLAIDTVCDMLTGSLIREEDVDVERGAILEEIAMTEDDPGDCVHDLFAHTMFGDTPLGRPVLGTVDTVNALSADRIRRFYKKHYDPTHLVVACAGNVDHNKVVRQVRAAFESAGALDRPDATPIAPREGRRGLRTAGRVELVGRKTEQAHVVLGMPGLARTDERRWALGVLNTALGGGMSSRLFQEVREKRGLAYSVYSYTSGFADCGLFGVYAGCRPSQVHDVLKICRDELDQVAEHGLPDDEIERAIGQLRGSTVLGLEDTGAIMNRIGKSELCWGEQMSVDEMLTRIAMVTPDEIRAVAREILGQRPSLSVIGPLKDKQAARLHEAVA, via the coding sequence GTGACGTCCCGTAGCTCCAAGGCGACGGCCCGCACCTCCACGGAGGCGCGGGCCGTCGCCCGTACCCAAACCCTGATCAAGGGCATGAACGGCATCGGTACGGTCCGCAAGACCACCCTCCCGGGCGGCCTGCGCATCGTCACCGAGACCCTGCCGTCCGTGCGCTCCGCCACCTTCGGCATCTGGGCGCACGTCGGCTCCCGCGACGAGACGCCCGCGCTGAACGGCGCCACCCACTATCTGGAGCACCTGCTCTTCAAGGGCACGTCACGCCGTAGCGCGCTCGACATCTCCTCCGCGATCGACGCGGTCGGCGGCGAGATGAACGCGTTCACGGCGAAGGAGTACACGTGCTACTACGCACGCGTGCTCGACACCGATCTCCCGCTCGCCATCGACACGGTCTGCGACATGCTCACCGGCTCGCTCATCCGCGAGGAGGACGTCGACGTCGAGCGCGGCGCCATCCTCGAAGAGATCGCGATGACCGAGGACGACCCGGGCGACTGCGTGCACGACCTGTTCGCGCACACCATGTTCGGCGACACCCCCCTCGGCCGCCCGGTCCTCGGCACGGTCGACACGGTCAACGCCCTCTCCGCCGACCGCATCCGCCGCTTCTACAAGAAGCACTACGACCCGACCCACCTCGTGGTCGCCTGCGCGGGGAACGTCGACCACAACAAGGTCGTACGACAGGTCCGTGCCGCCTTCGAGAGCGCCGGCGCCCTCGATCGCCCCGACGCCACCCCGATCGCCCCGCGCGAGGGCCGCCGCGGCCTGCGTACGGCCGGCCGCGTCGAGCTGGTCGGCCGCAAGACCGAGCAGGCCCATGTCGTCCTCGGCATGCCCGGCCTCGCCCGCACCGACGAGCGCCGCTGGGCCCTCGGCGTCCTCAACACCGCGCTCGGCGGCGGCATGTCCTCCCGCCTCTTCCAGGAGGTCCGGGAGAAGCGCGGCCTCGCCTACAGCGTGTACTCGTACACGTCCGGCTTCGCCGACTGCGGCCTCTTCGGCGTGTACGCCGGCTGCCGTCCCTCCCAGGTGCACGACGTGCTCAAGATCTGCCGCGACGAACTCGACCAGGTCGCCGAGCACGGGCTGCCGGACGACGAGATCGAGCGCGCCATCGGCCAGCTCCGCGGCTCCACGGTCCTCGGCCTGGAGGACACCGGCGCGATCATGAACCGCATCGGCAAGAGCGAGCTGTGCTGGGGCGAGCAGATGTCCGTCGACGAGATGCTGACCCGGATAGCCATGGTGACCCCGGACGAGATCCGTGCCGTGGCCCGCGAGATCCTGGGACAGCGACCCTCCCTGTCGGTGATCGGCCCGCTCAAGGACAAACAGGCGGCCCGTCTGCACGAAGCCGTCGCCTAA
- the dapB gene encoding 4-hydroxy-tetrahydrodipicolinate reductase — MSKLRVAVLGAGGRIGSEAVRAVEAAEDMELVAALRRGDKLASLAEAGAQVAVELTTPASVMDNLDFCVRHGIHAVVGTTGWTDERLAQLKGWLDGSPETGVLIAPNFSIGAVLTMKFAQIAAPYFESVEVVELHHPNKVDAPSGTATRTAQLIAEARRAAGTAPAPDATATALDGARGADVDGVPVHSVRLRGLLAHQEVLLGGEGETLTVRHDSLHHSSFMPGILLGARRVVTTPGLTFGLEHFLDVG; from the coding sequence ATGAGCAAGCTGCGCGTGGCGGTCCTCGGTGCCGGGGGCCGTATCGGCTCCGAGGCCGTACGGGCCGTCGAGGCCGCCGAGGACATGGAGCTGGTCGCCGCCCTGCGCCGGGGCGACAAGCTGGCGAGCCTGGCCGAGGCCGGCGCCCAGGTCGCCGTCGAACTGACCACCCCCGCCTCGGTCATGGACAACCTCGACTTCTGTGTCCGCCACGGTATCCACGCGGTCGTCGGCACCACGGGCTGGACCGACGAACGCCTCGCGCAGCTCAAGGGCTGGCTGGACGGCTCCCCGGAGACCGGCGTGCTCATCGCGCCCAACTTCTCCATCGGGGCCGTCCTGACCATGAAGTTCGCGCAGATCGCCGCGCCGTACTTCGAGTCCGTCGAGGTCGTCGAGCTGCACCACCCGAACAAGGTCGACGCCCCCAGCGGCACCGCCACCCGAACGGCCCAGCTCATCGCCGAGGCCCGCCGCGCTGCCGGCACCGCCCCGGCGCCGGACGCCACGGCGACGGCCCTGGACGGCGCGCGCGGTGCCGACGTCGACGGAGTTCCCGTGCACTCCGTACGCCTGCGCGGACTCCTCGCCCACCAGGAGGTGCTGCTCGGCGGCGAGGGCGAGACCCTGACGGTCCGGCACGACTCCCTCCACCACAGCAGCTTCATGCCGGGCATTCTGCTCGGTGCCCGCCGCGTGGTGACGACCCCGGGCCTCACCTTCGGCCTCGAACACTTCCTCGACGTGGGCTGA